Proteins from one Deinococcus sp. AB2017081 genomic window:
- a CDS encoding sensor domain-containing diguanylate cyclase, translated as MLQTLFLNLCVVVACGFVLGFTYRAWPVETRGRWYALRVAVLAISAVLLMQFPATIAPGIIADLRAVPLVFAVLNGGPVAGIAVAGASVGFRALLGGTGVPVMVISTLGMLLVGLAVRRWEVKQGVRTPWPGRLLLSVITLLPNGMPLLLLPGGSALFAQAYLPVLLFSAVGCAVLKAVVGTRLTLLRLLNTLQGEALLDPLTGIANRRQFDRDLIHLQADDALLMVDVDHFKEFNDTHGHALGDAALHEVARRLGETLRRGDRAYRYGGEEFAVILRGVGNANVRAVAERLRLGVHREALQCVPVCVSVSVGAAITGQGAVGWVVQQADDALYMAKAQGRNRVVVSGDPTVPAPVPESRHWVPV; from the coding sequence TTGCTCCAAACGCTGTTTCTCAACCTCTGCGTCGTCGTCGCGTGCGGCTTCGTGCTCGGGTTCACCTACCGTGCGTGGCCGGTCGAGACGCGCGGCCGCTGGTACGCGCTGCGCGTTGCCGTCCTGGCCATCTCTGCCGTTCTGCTCATGCAGTTCCCGGCCACGATCGCGCCTGGCATCATCGCCGATCTGCGCGCCGTCCCGCTGGTGTTCGCCGTCCTGAACGGCGGCCCGGTCGCCGGGATCGCGGTGGCGGGCGCGTCGGTCGGCTTCCGCGCGTTGCTGGGGGGCACGGGCGTCCCGGTCATGGTCATCAGCACCCTCGGCATGCTGCTGGTCGGGCTGGCCGTGCGGCGGTGGGAGGTCAAGCAGGGTGTCCGCACGCCGTGGCCGGGCCGCCTGCTCCTCAGCGTGATCACCCTGCTGCCCAACGGGATGCCGCTGCTGCTGCTCCCCGGGGGATCTGCCCTGTTTGCGCAGGCCTACCTGCCGGTGCTGCTCTTCAGCGCGGTGGGCTGCGCTGTCCTGAAGGCCGTCGTGGGTACCCGTCTCACCCTGCTGCGCCTGCTGAACACCCTGCAGGGGGAAGCGCTGCTCGATCCGCTGACCGGCATCGCCAACCGCCGGCAGTTCGACCGCGACCTCATCCACCTGCAGGCGGACGACGCGCTGCTCATGGTGGATGTCGACCACTTCAAGGAGTTCAACGACACGCACGGGCATGCCCTGGGCGACGCCGCCCTGCACGAGGTGGCCCGGCGGCTGGGGGAGACCCTGCGCCGGGGGGACCGCGCGTACCGGTACGGTGGTGAGGAGTTCGCCGTGATCCTGCGCGGCGTCGGGAACGCGAACGTGCGTGCGGTGGCAGAGCGGCTGCGGCTGGGCGTCCATCGCGAGGCGCTGCAGTGCGTGCCGGTGTGCGTGAGCGTCAGTGTGGGGGCGGCCATCACGGGTCAGGGCGCGGTCGGGTGGGTCGTGCAGCAGGCCGACGACGCGCTGTACATGGCCAAGGCACAGGGACGCAACCGGGTCGTGGTGAGCGGTGACCCGACCGTCCCCGCCCCGGTGCCCGAATCCCGCCACTGGGTGCCGGTCTAG
- a CDS encoding cache domain-containing protein, whose protein sequence is MPPRADPGARVAPTLAHRLALTFAGLAALEAVTLLAVILPAETAQDEAQVQQTLTEVAAVAAHSLDRTMEERYRDVLLARSLGELHRGTPAQQRRLLGHIQRDSPELAWVGVTDAASIVRAVTGGLLEGADVAGRPCFRQGRTGPSVGDVHHALLLSAMLPRSATGEPLRFVDISAPVVDAAGRRRGVVGARLSWEWAQGVKAAALDLAGRGRSVEMLILNREGVVLYGPDGVVGSVLPGTEEVRRAGSGTRCGPPSGMSRATRRCCAGGWPRATRRR, encoded by the coding sequence GTGCCGCCACGTGCAGATCCCGGGGCCAGGGTCGCACCGACGCTGGCACACCGGCTGGCCCTGACCTTCGCTGGCCTGGCCGCGCTGGAGGCTGTGACGCTGCTGGCCGTGATCCTCCCGGCCGAGACCGCCCAGGACGAGGCACAGGTGCAGCAGACCCTGACCGAGGTGGCGGCGGTGGCGGCCCACTCACTCGACCGCACCATGGAGGAGCGGTACCGCGACGTGCTGCTGGCGCGCTCGCTGGGTGAACTGCACAGAGGCACGCCGGCGCAGCAGCGGCGTCTGCTGGGACACATACAGCGCGACAGCCCGGAACTGGCGTGGGTGGGTGTGACCGATGCTGCGAGCATCGTGCGTGCGGTAACCGGCGGCCTGCTGGAGGGCGCGGATGTGGCGGGCCGGCCGTGCTTCCGCCAGGGCCGCACCGGGCCGTCGGTCGGCGACGTGCATCACGCGCTGCTCCTGTCGGCCATGTTGCCGCGTTCCGCCACGGGTGAACCGCTGCGGTTCGTGGACATCAGTGCTCCGGTGGTCGACGCGGCGGGCCGGCGGCGGGGCGTGGTGGGGGCACGCCTGAGCTGGGAATGGGCGCAGGGCGTCAAGGCCGCTGCCCTGGATCTGGCGGGCCGGGGCCGGTCGGTGGAGATGCTGATCCTGAACCGGGAGGGCGTGGTGCTGTACGGCCCCGACGGCGTGGTCGGTTCCGTCCTGCCCGGAACCGAGGAGGTGCGCCGCGCCGGTTCCGGAACGCGGTGCGGGCCCCCATCCGGCATGTCACGGGCTACGCGGCGGTGCTGCGCCGGGGGCTGGCCCAGGGCGACACGGCGAAGGTAG
- a CDS encoding ExeM/NucH family extracellular endonuclease produces the protein MRPSLLVVLSCTLLVAACGSTPATQTTQTPDMIAQANKVAVLSVAVAPEVKYVQAVLTPKKGGTAQTLTAAPADGTAIFQVSGVSAAEYVAVVSAYDDADRAVMLYDGTGTVALKAGRATAFPALNRVTATVIVNATPTLEVTATYSATLGSATQPMTVTDGVARTTFATVPTARGLTVTVTGTTADGQTSQSGSATFNLTKGGSTVPVTLAAQAICAAAILTPISAVQGSGAASPLAGQSVTVRGTVTADYQNGLSGFMLQDAGDGNDATSDGVFVYTGTTPQTVAVGDTVQLTANVKEFGTAPNTLTELDAVTGFSKCGTALVVKPVQISAPFNDLERFEGMLVTYPGTLTITDNFPYGRYGELGLSATGRQFNPTNGNSATLPGTAELLANRIVLDDGRANQNPNPLAYVSGANTRRTGDTVTGLTGTLHYANGAFKVEPVGTVPFVEANPQPAAPKAVGGTLTVAGANVLNYFTTFGGANDRGANSALEFQRQKTKVVNALKGLDADIVTLMEVQNNGDTALNDLVAGLNTAYGSETYRAIQTGVIGTDAIKVAIIYKPARVTPFGSYVTDTNSVYSRPPLAQTFQKTGGGTLTVIANHFKSKGSCPSSGDVDTGQGCWNQLRVQQAQAVTAFAERLKARVNDQDVLIMGDLNSYGAEDPITAIVGAGYESLNTRIPAEDRYSYQFGGLFGYLDHALSSSALSAQVTGITEWHINSDEPTVADYNVEFKATAGCTTSCNGADLYNPATPFRASDHDPVLVGLNLAPDSPTDPTEPLGVTATGSSAATTNQPYTLNVTTTGTPDSVTVNWGDGTTGPVTASPVTHTYTTTGSFTITVTATRGAQTQTATQAVTVSAAPTGVGRLVISQVYGGGGNSGAPYRNDFIELFNAGSAPVNLGGYSVQYNSAAGTSAYQVTPLTAVTLNPGQYYLVQQAAGASTTAAPLPTPDATGTITMGGTAGKVALVNGTAALAATDTPSSTASIVDFVGFGTTATTYEGTAPAPAPSNTTADLRAGNGCTDTNQNAADFATGAPAPRTTASALNVCAP, from the coding sequence ATGCGCCCATCCCTGCTCGTCGTCCTGTCCTGCACCCTGCTTGTCGCCGCGTGCGGCAGCACCCCTGCCACCCAGACCACGCAGACCCCCGACATGATTGCCCAGGCGAACAAGGTCGCCGTCCTGAGCGTTGCCGTCGCGCCCGAGGTCAAGTACGTCCAGGCCGTACTGACCCCTAAAAAGGGCGGCACGGCCCAGACCCTGACCGCTGCCCCGGCGGACGGCACGGCGATCTTCCAGGTCAGCGGCGTGAGCGCGGCCGAGTACGTGGCCGTGGTCAGCGCCTACGACGACGCCGACCGCGCCGTCATGCTGTACGACGGCACCGGCACGGTCGCCCTGAAGGCCGGCCGCGCCACGGCGTTCCCTGCCCTGAACCGCGTGACCGCCACCGTCATCGTGAACGCGACGCCCACGCTGGAGGTCACGGCCACGTACAGCGCGACCCTGGGCAGCGCCACCCAGCCCATGACCGTCACGGACGGCGTGGCCCGCACGACCTTCGCCACTGTCCCCACCGCCCGTGGCCTCACCGTGACCGTGACCGGCACCACCGCGGACGGTCAGACCAGCCAGAGCGGCAGCGCGACCTTCAACCTGACCAAGGGGGGAAGCACCGTGCCCGTGACCCTGGCCGCCCAGGCCATCTGTGCCGCCGCCATCCTGACGCCGATCTCGGCCGTGCAGGGCAGCGGCGCGGCCAGCCCGCTCGCCGGGCAGAGCGTGACCGTGCGTGGCACGGTCACCGCCGACTACCAGAACGGCCTGAGCGGCTTCATGCTGCAGGACGCCGGCGACGGCAACGATGCCACCAGCGACGGCGTGTTCGTGTATACCGGCACCACACCACAGACCGTGGCGGTGGGCGACACCGTGCAGCTCACCGCGAACGTCAAGGAATTCGGCACGGCGCCGAACACCCTGACCGAGCTCGACGCGGTCACCGGCTTCAGCAAGTGCGGCACTGCGCTGGTCGTGAAGCCGGTGCAGATCAGCGCACCGTTCAACGATCTGGAACGCTTCGAGGGCATGCTGGTCACGTACCCCGGCACCCTGACCATCACCGACAACTTCCCGTACGGGCGGTACGGCGAACTGGGCCTCAGCGCTACGGGGCGCCAGTTCAATCCCACCAACGGCAACAGCGCCACCCTGCCGGGTACGGCGGAACTGCTCGCCAACCGCATCGTGCTCGACGACGGCCGGGCCAACCAGAACCCGAACCCGCTGGCCTACGTCAGTGGCGCGAACACCCGCCGCACCGGCGACACCGTGACCGGCCTGACCGGCACGCTGCACTACGCCAACGGGGCCTTCAAGGTCGAACCGGTCGGCACGGTGCCCTTCGTGGAGGCCAACCCGCAGCCCGCCGCGCCGAAGGCCGTGGGCGGCACCCTGACGGTCGCGGGCGCGAACGTCCTGAACTACTTCACGACCTTCGGCGGCGCGAACGACCGTGGCGCGAACAGCGCCCTGGAATTCCAGCGGCAGAAGACCAAGGTCGTGAACGCCCTGAAGGGCCTGGACGCCGACATCGTCACCCTGATGGAAGTCCAGAACAACGGCGACACCGCCCTGAACGATCTCGTGGCGGGCCTGAACACGGCCTACGGCAGCGAGACCTACCGCGCCATCCAGACCGGCGTGATCGGCACCGACGCGATCAAGGTCGCCATCATCTACAAGCCGGCCCGCGTGACCCCATTCGGCTCGTACGTGACCGACACGAACAGCGTGTACTCGCGCCCGCCGCTGGCGCAGACCTTCCAGAAGACCGGTGGCGGCACGCTGACCGTGATCGCCAACCACTTCAAGAGCAAGGGCAGCTGCCCCAGCAGCGGCGACGTGGACACCGGCCAGGGCTGCTGGAACCAGCTGCGCGTGCAGCAGGCCCAGGCCGTCACCGCCTTCGCCGAGCGCCTGAAGGCCCGCGTGAACGACCAGGACGTCCTGATCATGGGTGACCTGAACTCGTACGGCGCGGAGGATCCCATCACGGCGATCGTCGGGGCCGGCTACGAGAGCCTGAACACGCGCATCCCGGCAGAAGACCGCTACTCGTACCAGTTCGGCGGCCTGTTCGGGTACCTCGACCACGCGCTGTCCAGCTCGGCCCTGAGCGCCCAGGTCACGGGCATCACCGAGTGGCACATCAACTCGGACGAGCCCACCGTCGCGGACTACAACGTCGAGTTCAAGGCCACGGCCGGCTGCACCACGTCGTGCAACGGGGCCGATCTGTACAACCCCGCCACCCCCTTCCGTGCCAGCGACCACGATCCTGTGCTCGTCGGGCTGAACCTCGCGCCGGACAGCCCCACCGATCCCACCGAACCGCTGGGCGTCACGGCGACCGGCAGCAGCGCGGCCACCACGAACCAGCCCTACACCCTGAACGTGACCACCACCGGCACGCCCGACAGCGTGACTGTGAACTGGGGAGACGGCACGACCGGCCCTGTGACCGCCAGCCCGGTCACCCATACCTACACGACGACCGGCAGCTTCACGATCACCGTGACCGCCACGCGCGGCGCGCAGACCCAGACGGCCACGCAGGCCGTGACGGTCAGTGCCGCGCCCACCGGCGTGGGCAGACTGGTGATCAGCCAGGTGTATGGCGGGGGCGGGAATTCCGGGGCTCCCTACCGCAACGATTTCATCGAACTGTTCAACGCGGGCAGCGCGCCCGTGAACCTGGGCGGGTACTCGGTGCAGTACAACAGCGCCGCCGGCACGAGCGCGTATCAGGTCACGCCGCTGACCGCCGTGACGCTGAACCCCGGCCAGTACTACCTCGTGCAGCAGGCGGCGGGAGCGAGCACCACGGCCGCGCCGCTGCCCACCCCGGACGCCACGGGCACCATCACCATGGGCGGCACGGCCGGCAAGGTGGCGCTGGTCAACGGTACGGCGGCCCTGGCCGCCACCGACACGCCCAGCAGCACCGCCAGCATCGTGGACTTCGTGGGCTTCGGCACGACGGCCACCACGTACGAAGGCACCGCCCCGGCGCCGGCCCCCTCGAACACCACCGCCGACCTGCGCGCCGGGAACGGCTGCACGGACACCAACCAGAACGCGGCGGACTTCGCCACGGGCGCCCCCGCGCCCCGCACCACGGCGAGTGCACTGAACGTCTGCGCGCCCTGA
- a CDS encoding LamG-like jellyroll fold domain-containing protein, which yields MTDHRAIRPARTALLALLTAGLLGSCGGSGSTTPGGPAAPTGLTATPASATSVTVTWTPVADATGYTLERRTGTSPYVPVTLPSPTATTVTDTGLGASTTYTYHVSATTAAGTSPYSADVAVTTAAADPTAPTIDGVTVVNGIVGTPEQVTVSGTATARSGTIQGVTVDWGDAGSTSSAGTSSAFTATHTYSTSGTDTVTITATDSAGRMVTDARRLQVTHFGTNSQAHVVFDGQSTPRELSGKRRTGVYTGSGCFTPVTDRYGVANQAERFNTASACTVGVAGGADTLAIPLPEDFTVDLWINPNAARAGQGGWLTGQEGGAFSLTLGTDGRVSATLAAPGGGTPLRATDPAATPSNVWTQYVARIEIAGTPAQTTLQLYRKDNATDRATPARRVAEATAAGAYVLSTSRPWTVAEAQGGTTSGAGDRPFAGDVDDLRVYDRALEPYEIAALSTLDRYPKP from the coding sequence ATGACCGATCACCGCGCCATCCGGCCCGCCCGCACTGCCCTGCTTGCCCTGCTGACCGCTGGTCTGCTGGGCAGCTGCGGCGGTTCCGGATCGACAACCCCAGGCGGGCCCGCCGCCCCCACAGGCCTGACCGCGACCCCCGCGTCGGCCACCAGCGTCACCGTGACGTGGACGCCGGTGGCCGACGCGACCGGGTACACGCTGGAGCGGCGCACCGGCACATCGCCCTACGTCCCCGTGACCCTGCCCAGCCCCACGGCCACCACCGTCACGGACACCGGCCTGGGGGCCAGCACCACCTACACGTACCACGTGAGCGCCACGACCGCCGCCGGCACCAGCCCGTACAGCGCCGATGTGGCCGTCACGACGGCGGCGGCCGATCCCACCGCGCCGACCATCGACGGTGTGACCGTCGTGAACGGCATCGTGGGCACGCCAGAACAGGTCACGGTCAGCGGCACGGCCACCGCCCGCAGCGGCACCATCCAGGGCGTCACGGTGGACTGGGGAGACGCGGGCAGCACGTCCAGCGCGGGCACCTCCAGCGCCTTCACGGCGACCCACACCTACTCGACCAGCGGCACGGACACGGTCACCATCACCGCGACCGACAGTGCTGGCCGAATGGTCACCGATGCCCGCCGTCTCCAGGTCACCCACTTCGGCACGAATTCGCAGGCGCACGTGGTCTTCGACGGACAGAGTACGCCCCGCGAGCTGAGTGGCAAGCGCCGCACCGGCGTCTACACCGGCAGCGGCTGCTTCACCCCGGTAACCGACCGGTACGGCGTGGCGAACCAGGCCGAACGGTTCAACACGGCCAGCGCCTGCACGGTGGGTGTGGCGGGCGGGGCCGATACCCTGGCCATCCCGCTGCCGGAAGACTTCACCGTGGATCTGTGGATCAACCCGAATGCCGCCCGGGCCGGCCAGGGCGGGTGGCTGACCGGGCAGGAGGGCGGCGCGTTCAGCCTGACCCTGGGCACCGACGGCCGGGTCAGTGCGACCCTGGCCGCGCCCGGCGGCGGCACCCCCCTGCGTGCAACCGATCCCGCCGCCACGCCCTCCAATGTCTGGACCCAGTACGTGGCACGGATCGAGATCGCGGGGACGCCGGCCCAGACCACGCTGCAGCTGTACCGCAAGGACAACGCCACCGACCGGGCCACCCCCGCCCGGCGCGTCGCCGAGGCCACGGCAGCCGGCGCCTATGTCCTGAGCACCAGCCGCCCGTGGACGGTCGCCGAGGCCCAGGGCGGCACGACCTCGGGTGCCGGTGACCGGCCCTTTGCCGGGGATGTGGACGACCTGCGCGTGTACGACCGGGCGCTGGAACCGTACGAGATCGCGGCGCTGTCCACCCTCGACCGCTACCCGAAACCCTGA
- a CDS encoding sensor histidine kinase, which produces MQWEIGALPTVLGDGALLQQVMTNLRSNALKYSRRRRVAVIRVTSRMTAAEWRIEVQDNGAGFNPQHAGRLFGLFQQLHRTTVFEGTGVGLATVRRVILRHGGRVWAAGQSAEGATFGFGLPRAE; this is translated from the coding sequence GTGCAGTGGGAGATCGGGGCGCTGCCAACGGTGCTCGGCGACGGGGCCCTGCTGCAGCAGGTGATGACCAACCTGCGGTCGAACGCGCTGAAGTATTCCCGTCGTCGGCGTGTGGCGGTCATCCGGGTGACCTCGCGCATGACCGCCGCCGAGTGGAGGATCGAGGTGCAGGACAATGGCGCGGGTTTCAATCCTCAGCACGCCGGGCGGCTGTTCGGACTGTTCCAGCAGCTGCACCGCACCACGGTATTCGAGGGCACCGGCGTGGGACTGGCAACCGTCCGGCGGGTGATCCTCCGGCACGGCGGCCGAGTGTGGGCCGCCGGTCAATCCGCAGAGGGCGCGACCTTCGGCTTTGGCCTGCCCCGTGCGGAGTAG